One part of the Candidatus Neomarinimicrobiota bacterium genome encodes these proteins:
- the rplL gene encoding 50S ribosomal protein L7/L12 → MAEVSRANVMKYLEKANMLEISELIKEIEEKFGVSAAAPVAVAPAGTAANTDKTAGEEKSSFDVVLTAAGEKKIQVIKVVRSLTELGLKEAKDLVDGAPKSVREGVNNEEAEEMKKKLEEAGATVELK, encoded by the coding sequence ATGGCTGAAGTATCACGCGCCAATGTCATGAAATACCTGGAAAAGGCAAATATGCTCGAAATCTCCGAGCTGATCAAGGAGATTGAAGAAAAGTTTGGAGTGTCCGCGGCCGCCCCGGTGGCTGTAGCCCCGGCGGGTACCGCTGCCAATACCGATAAAACGGCCGGGGAGGAGAAGAGCTCCTTCGACGTCGTTCTCACGGCGGCTGGAGAGAAGAAAATCCAGGTTATCAAAGTGGTTCGAAGCCTCACCGAGTTGGGCCTCAAGGAAGCCAAAGACCTGGTGGACGGCGCCCCCAAATCCGTCCGTGAAGGAGTCAACAATGAAGAGGCCGAAGAGATGAAAAAGAAACTCGAAGAGGCAGGGGCCACCGTAGAATTGAAATAA